DNA sequence from the Deltaproteobacteria bacterium genome:
GAAATGTATACTTACTTGCAAAATGGCGTTGCTTGCAATTTTCCTTCTAGGATCTCTGTGCCTGAATCTCAAAACCGCGTCTGGGCAATTTGTTTGCGTATCCGATTTTCGTCGTAACGAGCTCTCTCAAACCTCTACCAGAAAGAACGTGACAAAATGTTCGTTTACGGCGACTCCCGGATCTGTAACAATTATGCTTGTTCTCCAGTCCCTTTTCCGATACCTCTTAGCGTTACATCATTCCTTTTATAAAATCTCTCCACCGAAATGGGGCAAGACCAAGCAACGCTGGGGGTTCGGAATTATGGCAAGAATCAGGAGGCGCCACAGTAGTGGTTTTAAGGCGAAGGTAGCGTTGGGGGCAGCGAAGGGTTAATATTTCCCCCTTGCTCGAAATATAGCGATTACGACCCTATTGAACTCTATGTTATATCAGCCAAAGAACGTAAGACTAAGTTTGTATCTGAAAAGGAGCGGCTAAATTGGAGGCTACTTACAAATTTGCCAGAAAAATCGTTCAAGTTTGTGATGAAAAAGATTTCTTGGTATCAGGCTAGATGGATCGCATGTCTTTTCCTACAAAAATCGAGATTCTGCTTCCTAGTTGGTTAACAGAAACAACTGTCAATGCATTTATTTCAACTATAAGTCCTGATAGTTGTCTGGTATCGGCGGAGCAGCAAATGGAGTTAGCTATTTGGCTTGCTGGGCAGAATGTCGAGCACGAAAGTGGTGGGCCGTTCGGGGCGGCGGTATTCGAGCGCGATAATGGGCGGTTGTTGTCGGTTGGCGTAAACGTGGTTGTGGCTACTAAAAACTCCTTGGCACATGCAGAAATAATGGCCTTGATGTTAGCACAGAGAGCCATTGGAACTTATGATTTAGGTCTAAACGCAGCAAAAGTTCTAGTCACCTCTGCTCAGCCCTGTGTTCAATGCTACGGAGCAATTTGGTGGTCTGGAATTGAAAAATTGGTTATTGGAGCTACAGCGGAGGATGTAGAGCTGTATACGCGGAAGCTAGCGACGTCGTGTTCGAGCGATTCCGCTGAGCAAGCCGTATGGACAGCGGGTTTTAACGAAGGGCCTCTTAGAGAGGACTGGGTGGAGTGTTTGGAGAGCAAAGATTGGCGGAGAGAGCTAAATACTTTAGAGGTAATTAGGGATGTCAGGCGTCAAGAGGCCTGTGAGGTGCTTAAGAAGTATGCATCTCATGGTGGGCTCATATATTAGGATTTAGCAGTAATGGGCAAGGAGATTTCTGATAATCTAATTCTCGTGCGTGAGCGCATTGCTGCGGCGGCGA
Encoded proteins:
- a CDS encoding nucleoside deaminase, with amino-acid sequence MSFPTKIEILLPSWLTETTVNAFISTISPDSCLVSAEQQMELAIWLAGQNVEHESGGPFGAAVFERDNGRLLSVGVNVVVATKNSLAHAEIMALMLAQRAIGTYDLGLNAAKVLVTSAQPCVQCYGAIWWSGIEKLVIGATAEDVELYTRKLATSCSSDSAEQAVWTAGFNEGPLREDWVECLESKDWRRELNTLEVIRDVRRQEACEVLKKYASHGGLIY